From the Streptomyces pluripotens genome, one window contains:
- a CDS encoding DMT family transporter yields the protein MPKTTVGLPVGRGLLYLIITGAAWGTAGAAASLVYRTSDMGAFGLSFWRCALGLALLLACRLLRPHAHSSAHRSRHRGAGRAVATGLGLAVFQTAYFAAVESTGLAVATVVTLGAGPVLIALGARLLLGERLGVGGALAVAGALAGLAVLTCGGSAAAVRPVGVLLALLSAAGYGTMTLLTRWWGRDGSADASDTTVRAFAVTGLCLLPFALHEGLLPHTPHPARLLWLVLYVAAVPTALAYALFFAGAAVIRSATVSMIMLLEPVTAAVLAVALLGERLTAATVIGTLLMLGAVAGLAASEGRTAGRTKPGPG from the coding sequence TTGCCGAAAACCACGGTTGGCCTGCCCGTCGGGCGGGGCCTGCTCTACCTGATCATCACCGGTGCCGCCTGGGGCACCGCCGGCGCCGCCGCCTCGCTGGTCTACCGGACCAGCGACATGGGGGCCTTCGGTCTGTCCTTCTGGCGCTGTGCGCTGGGGCTGGCCCTGTTGCTGGCTTGTCGCCTCCTACGTCCGCACGCCCACTCGTCCGCACACCGGTCCCGGCATCGCGGGGCGGGACGGGCGGTGGCCACGGGGCTCGGTCTCGCCGTGTTCCAGACCGCCTACTTCGCGGCCGTGGAGTCGACCGGGCTTGCCGTAGCCACGGTCGTCACGCTCGGCGCCGGTCCCGTGCTCATCGCGCTCGGGGCCCGGCTGCTGCTCGGCGAGCGGCTCGGCGTCGGCGGCGCCCTGGCGGTCGCCGGAGCGCTCGCCGGGCTGGCCGTGCTGACCTGCGGAGGGTCGGCCGCGGCCGTCCGTCCGGTGGGTGTGCTCCTGGCGCTCCTGTCGGCAGCGGGCTACGGCACCATGACCCTGCTCACCCGTTGGTGGGGCCGAGACGGGAGCGCTGACGCCTCCGACACCACCGTGAGAGCCTTCGCCGTGACCGGCCTGTGCCTGCTGCCGTTCGCACTGCACGAGGGTCTGCTCCCGCACACCCCTCACCCGGCTCGGCTGCTGTGGCTGGTGCTGTACGTCGCCGCCGTGCCCACCGCCCTCGCCTATGCCCTCTTCTTCGCGGGCGCCGCCGTCATACGGTCCGCCACCGTCTCCATGATCATGCTGCTGGAGCCAGTGACCGCGGCCGTGCTCGCCGTCGCTCTGCTCGGGGAGCGGCTTACCGCGGCCACCGTGATCGGCACCCTGCTGATGCTCGGCGCGGTCGCGGGTCTCGCAGCGAGTGAGGGTCGTACTGCCGGGCGGACGAAGCCGGGTCCGGGGTGA
- a CDS encoding DMT family transporter: MSTVTAPRTRTPAPARPRVRLDWRLRFGALSLIWGFSFLLIKVGTERYAPFQVTLGRLVCGTAVLMAALAVKRQRLPRGARLWGRMAIAAFFLNALPFSLFAYSELTIPSALAGICNATSPLWGMALSLVALSEDRPTRVRVAGLGLGFLGVLTVLGAWQGFHGIDTTGTALALLASLSYPVGWIYVRRTLAGTGYSHLSMTGGQLLLATVQLALVTPLFTGPPDRFTLGPLLAVAALGVLGTGLAVLVQYGLVAEVGPTTAQMVTYFIPVIATAAGVAILGEPLRWTTPVGALVILAGAALTQAGRKGARQVGAFRRRA, encoded by the coding sequence ATGAGCACGGTTACCGCGCCCCGGACCCGCACCCCCGCCCCCGCCCGTCCCCGGGTGCGCCTCGACTGGCGGCTCCGCTTCGGTGCACTGTCGCTGATCTGGGGCTTCAGTTTCCTGTTGATCAAGGTGGGCACGGAACGGTACGCACCGTTCCAGGTCACCCTGGGACGACTCGTGTGCGGTACGGCAGTGCTGATGGCGGCGCTGGCCGTCAAACGGCAGCGGCTACCGCGCGGGGCCCGCCTGTGGGGCCGCATGGCGATCGCCGCGTTCTTCCTGAACGCGCTGCCGTTCTCCCTCTTCGCCTACTCGGAGCTCACGATCCCGTCCGCACTGGCCGGCATCTGCAACGCGACATCTCCGTTGTGGGGCATGGCCCTGTCCCTGGTCGCATTGTCGGAGGACCGGCCGACCCGGGTTCGCGTCGCGGGCCTCGGCCTGGGTTTCCTGGGCGTGCTCACCGTACTGGGCGCCTGGCAGGGCTTCCACGGCATCGACACCACGGGTACGGCGCTGGCGTTGCTCGCCTCACTGAGCTATCCGGTCGGATGGATCTACGTCCGACGGACGCTGGCCGGGACCGGATACTCACATCTGTCCATGACGGGTGGACAACTACTTCTGGCCACAGTGCAACTGGCCCTGGTGACACCGCTGTTCACTGGCCCCCCGGACCGTTTCACACTCGGCCCGCTGCTGGCCGTCGCCGCACTGGGCGTCCTGGGGACGGGGCTGGCCGTACTGGTTCAGTACGGGCTGGTCGCCGAGGTCGGGCCGACCACTGCGCAGATGGTCACGTACTTCATTCCGGTCATCGCCACGGCAGCCGGGGTGGCGATCCTCGGGGAGCCGCTGCGGTGGACGACACCGGTGGGAGCCCTGGTCATCCTTGCGGGGGCCGCGCTGACACAGGCGGGCCGGAAGGGCGCCCGGCAGGTCGGGGCCTTCCGACGGCGCGCCTAA
- a CDS encoding type II toxin-antitoxin system Rv0910 family toxin codes for MAEVSAEARIQAPAERVWAQLTDWTSYREWNTTHTGFPQGGPENLAAGGTFRENMKLMGFPAEVDWTVEELEPARVLAIRGKGPMAVTVATRYTLTPDGDATTVRIDGEFTGAAVSLMAGKLKDSATAALHESLRRLSGLVA; via the coding sequence ATGGCCGAAGTAAGTGCGGAGGCACGCATCCAGGCGCCGGCCGAGAGGGTGTGGGCCCAGCTCACCGACTGGACTTCGTACCGGGAGTGGAACACGACCCACACCGGTTTCCCCCAGGGCGGTCCAGAAAACCTGGCTGCGGGCGGCACGTTCCGGGAGAACATGAAACTGATGGGCTTTCCCGCGGAGGTCGACTGGACCGTCGAGGAACTGGAACCGGCCCGGGTTCTCGCGATCCGGGGCAAGGGCCCCATGGCGGTGACCGTGGCCACCCGCTACACACTCACCCCTGACGGCGACGCCACCACCGTCCGCATCGACGGCGAGTTCACGGGTGCCGCGGTGTCGCTGATGGCGGGCAAACTCAAGGACTCGGCCACAGCTGCCCTGCACGAGTCGCTGCGCAGACTCTCCGGCCTGGTGGCCTGA
- a CDS encoding PadR family transcriptional regulator — MRAHGFERGHQHEGPGRRGPGGFDGRRAAFGPFGPGGPGFGPGFGPGPWGPRGRGGPRGRARRGDVRASILALLKDRPMHGYEMIQEIAERSGGAWKPSPGSVYPTLQLLEDEGLIVSESEGGKKLFSLTKSGRGAADEGPDAPWEEASRGVDWEALGEIRQAGFGLMEAFGQVWKTGSKEQREKALSVINDARKKLYLILADEH, encoded by the coding sequence ATGCGTGCCCATGGATTCGAGCGTGGACACCAGCACGAGGGCCCTGGTCGGCGGGGTCCGGGCGGATTCGACGGCCGGCGCGCGGCCTTCGGACCCTTCGGGCCGGGCGGGCCGGGGTTCGGTCCCGGCTTCGGACCAGGTCCGTGGGGGCCGCGGGGGCGGGGTGGGCCGAGGGGGCGGGCGCGGCGCGGTGACGTGCGTGCCTCGATCCTGGCCCTGCTCAAAGACCGACCCATGCATGGCTACGAGATGATCCAGGAGATCGCCGAACGCAGCGGCGGAGCCTGGAAGCCCAGCCCCGGCTCGGTCTACCCCACGTTGCAGCTGCTGGAGGACGAGGGCTTGATCGTCAGTGAGAGTGAGGGTGGCAAGAAGCTGTTCTCGCTCACCAAGAGTGGGCGTGGTGCGGCCGACGAAGGCCCGGATGCCCCTTGGGAGGAGGCTTCGCGCGGGGTCGACTGGGAGGCGCTAGGTGAGATCCGCCAGGCGGGTTTCGGTCTGATGGAAGCCTTCGGCCAGGTCTGGAAGACCGGTAGCAAGGAGCAGCGTGAGAAGGCGCTGTCCGTCATCAACGACGCCCGCAAGAAGCTGTACCTCATCCTCGCCGACGAACACTGA
- a CDS encoding EamA family transporter yields MPVHMSESSQGSPGRGAGLGLALASALAFGGSGVAAKPLIEAGLDPLHVVWLRVAGAAVVMLPFAVRHRALPRRRPVLVVGFGLLAVAGVQACYFAALSRIPVGVALLIEYLAPALVLGWVRFVQRRPVTRAAALGVVLAVSGLACVVEIWSGLSFDALGLLCALGAACCQVGYFVLSDQGGDAGDAAPDPLGVIAYGLLVGAAVLTAVVRPWRLDWSVLAGAAHLEGTAVPAAALLAWLVLAATAVAYVTGVLSVRRLSPQVAGVVACLEAVVATVLAWVLLGEHLSAPQVAGGAVVLVGAFIAQSSTSARVPPEPVATGGSEPQLSARGSAT; encoded by the coding sequence GTGCCGGTGCATATGTCTGAGAGCAGTCAGGGCAGCCCCGGCAGAGGCGCCGGACTCGGTCTGGCACTCGCCTCGGCACTGGCCTTCGGCGGGTCCGGAGTCGCCGCCAAGCCGTTGATCGAGGCGGGGCTGGACCCGCTCCACGTGGTGTGGCTCCGGGTGGCGGGTGCCGCCGTGGTCATGCTGCCGTTCGCCGTACGGCACCGCGCCCTGCCGCGGCGCCGCCCCGTTCTGGTCGTCGGGTTCGGGCTGCTCGCCGTCGCAGGTGTGCAAGCCTGCTACTTCGCCGCGCTCTCCCGCATCCCGGTGGGCGTGGCACTGCTCATCGAGTACCTGGCTCCCGCCTTGGTGCTCGGCTGGGTGCGGTTTGTGCAGCGCAGGCCCGTGACCCGCGCCGCCGCGCTCGGCGTCGTGCTCGCCGTGAGTGGCCTCGCTTGCGTCGTGGAGATCTGGTCGGGGCTGAGCTTCGACGCGCTGGGCCTGCTGTGCGCGCTGGGTGCGGCCTGCTGCCAGGTCGGCTACTTCGTCCTGTCCGACCAGGGCGGTGACGCGGGGGACGCAGCCCCTGACCCGCTCGGTGTCATCGCCTACGGACTGCTCGTCGGGGCGGCCGTGCTGACGGCCGTCGTCCGGCCCTGGCGCCTGGACTGGTCGGTGCTGGCCGGCGCGGCGCATCTGGAGGGCACCGCGGTACCGGCCGCCGCCTTGCTGGCCTGGCTCGTACTGGCTGCGACAGCGGTCGCGTATGTCACCGGCGTGCTTTCCGTGCGACGGCTGTCTCCGCAGGTTGCCGGGGTCGTTGCCTGTCTTGAGGCGGTGGTCGCCACCGTGCTGGCCTGGGTGCTGCTCGGTGAGCACCTGTCCGCGCCGCAGGTCGCCGGCGGCGCGGTCGTCTTGGTCGGCGCGTTCATTGCCCAGTCCTCGACCTCTGCCAGGGTTCCCCCGGAACCGGTCGCCACGGGTGGCTCGGAACCGCAGTTGTCCGCCCGCGGCAGCGCCACATAG
- the istA gene encoding IS21 family transposase, producing MVLDPQRWMELRRFRGLFESGAMSLSEIAKETGLNRRTVRKYLSSEGPVAPPRRAAPGHGRRRKVDEVAPLIDAMLRSEILIKGAVVHERLVAEYGFTGTYQRVKLYMQEARPRIAEELGISPGELAGLHRRFEVVPGAQAQVDWGDEGQILAHVGIPKVYSFHMTLSYSRDPFCCFTTSQDLATFFDCHRQAFAHFGGVPMSIVYDRTKTVVRRHVAPGEAVPLHPEAVGFAGHYDFDIDVLAAYRPTGKGRVERQVLIVRDHVLAGRSFSSIEELDSAFNAWVPLRRAKSHGTHGEVIGHRAIRDHMALRPLPATPYVVTQRHLRYVGKDCLVAFDANLYSVPARKVRPRQLVEVRATKSQITLHSTVPDANGDTLLAIHRRAVGRGACIVDEKHWDGLPDGRNRRTTTGDIPPQPRHQDALGEETAGSLMALLNRAAAVRVEVGRRPLSVYDELTGTRPFTTHPTQEEPS from the coding sequence GTGGTCTTGGACCCACAACGATGGATGGAGCTTCGACGCTTCCGCGGGCTTTTCGAGTCCGGGGCGATGAGCCTGTCGGAGATCGCGAAGGAGACCGGGCTCAACCGCCGCACGGTCCGCAAGTACCTGTCCTCTGAAGGCCCGGTTGCCCCGCCTCGACGGGCTGCGCCCGGACATGGCCGCCGGCGGAAGGTGGATGAGGTCGCGCCCCTGATCGACGCAATGTTGCGGTCGGAGATTCTGATCAAAGGAGCCGTGGTCCACGAGCGGCTGGTGGCCGAGTACGGCTTCACCGGCACCTACCAGCGGGTCAAGCTCTACATGCAGGAGGCCCGGCCTCGGATCGCGGAGGAACTGGGCATCAGCCCGGGCGAGCTGGCCGGCCTGCACCGCAGATTCGAGGTCGTGCCCGGGGCACAGGCCCAGGTCGACTGGGGCGACGAAGGACAGATCCTCGCCCACGTCGGCATCCCGAAGGTCTACTCGTTCCACATGACCTTGTCCTACTCGCGAGATCCGTTCTGCTGCTTCACCACCAGCCAGGACCTGGCCACCTTCTTCGACTGCCACCGGCAGGCGTTCGCCCACTTCGGCGGGGTGCCGATGTCGATCGTCTACGACCGCACCAAGACCGTCGTCCGACGCCACGTCGCACCGGGCGAGGCCGTTCCGCTACACCCGGAAGCGGTCGGATTCGCCGGGCACTACGACTTCGACATCGACGTCCTGGCCGCCTACCGCCCCACCGGAAAAGGCCGCGTCGAACGTCAGGTCCTGATCGTCCGCGACCACGTCCTGGCCGGACGGTCCTTCTCCTCCATCGAGGAGCTGGACTCCGCTTTCAACGCCTGGGTTCCGTTGCGCCGGGCGAAGTCCCACGGCACCCACGGCGAAGTCATCGGGCACCGCGCGATCCGCGACCACATGGCCCTCAGGCCCCTGCCGGCGACACCCTACGTGGTCACCCAGCGGCACCTTCGCTACGTCGGCAAAGACTGCCTGGTCGCCTTCGACGCGAACCTCTACTCGGTCCCGGCCCGCAAAGTCCGCCCGCGCCAGCTGGTGGAAGTCAGAGCCACGAAGTCCCAGATCACGCTGCATTCCACCGTCCCCGATGCCAACGGCGACACCCTGCTGGCCATTCACCGCAGGGCTGTCGGCCGCGGGGCCTGCATCGTCGACGAGAAGCACTGGGACGGTCTTCCCGACGGCCGGAACCGGCGGACCACCACCGGTGACATCCCTCCGCAACCTCGCCATCAAGACGCACTCGGCGAGGAAACGGCAGGCTCGCTGATGGCTCTCCTGAACCGGGCCGCGGCCGTCCGCGTCGAGGTCGGCCGCAGACCCCTGTCGGTCTATGACGAACTGACCGGAACCCGTCCCTTCACCACCCACCCCACACAGGAGGAGCCCAGTTGA
- a CDS encoding pyridoxamine 5'-phosphate oxidase family protein has translation MEGTVVPDATAGQRGVAYTPTDRTVPTRSADRASYDKELVHAVLDEGYVCHLGFVRDGAPVVLPTLYGRIGERLYVHGSTGSRPLRMTGEADPGLPVCLTVTHVDGLVLARSAFHHSINYRSVVVHGVAHEVTDPEERRLALDTLVDHVVPGRAADSRPANKKELAATAVIRLDLEEVSAKVRTGGANDDSADLPLPYWAGVIPLRRGYDKPVPNTDLTPGIGLPDYLAVR, from the coding sequence ATGGAGGGAACCGTCGTACCGGATGCGACAGCGGGGCAGCGGGGCGTCGCCTACACGCCAACCGACCGCACCGTGCCCACGCGCTCCGCCGACCGGGCGTCATACGACAAGGAACTCGTGCACGCAGTACTGGACGAGGGGTACGTCTGCCACCTCGGCTTCGTCCGCGACGGCGCCCCCGTGGTGCTGCCCACGCTCTACGGCCGGATCGGCGAGCGGCTCTACGTCCACGGGTCCACCGGTTCCCGCCCGTTGCGGATGACCGGCGAGGCCGATCCGGGCCTGCCGGTGTGCCTGACGGTCACCCACGTCGACGGGCTGGTGCTGGCCCGCTCTGCGTTCCACCACTCGATCAACTACCGCTCGGTCGTGGTGCATGGCGTCGCACACGAGGTCACCGACCCCGAGGAGCGGCGACTGGCCCTGGACACGCTGGTGGACCACGTCGTACCGGGCCGGGCCGCCGACTCCCGGCCCGCGAACAAGAAGGAACTGGCCGCCACCGCAGTGATCCGCCTGGACCTGGAGGAGGTCTCGGCCAAGGTCCGCACCGGCGGCGCCAACGACGACTCCGCGGACCTTCCCCTGCCGTACTGGGCCGGGGTGATCCCGCTGCGGCGGGGTTACGACAAGCCCGTGCCCAATACCGACCTGACGCCCGGCATCGGACTGCCGGACTACCTGGCGGTGCGGTAG
- a CDS encoding LysR family transcriptional regulator: MLNLERLRTLDALARHGSVSAAADALHVTTSAVSQQLGKLEREVGQQLLAKNGRGVRLTDAGRLLSEHAARILSQVELAESDLEAHRGQVAGELRLAAFPTAARGLFPAALGALRSAHPGLRVRSSELEPERCIAGVVRGDLDLAVVLDWYNKPMPLPDGLVKAPLLDDPADVAMPVGHRLADRDEVDLTEFAEDEWITWGEGEFCHEWLVFTLRSKGVEPIVGHRASESHTQLGLVAAGLGVCIAPLLGRHPMPGGVVLVPLRQHVRRHVYVVWRADADRRPSIRAAVGALWMAAQELG, encoded by the coding sequence ATGTTGAACCTCGAGCGCCTGCGCACCCTGGACGCCCTCGCCCGCCACGGCTCGGTCAGCGCGGCCGCCGACGCGCTGCACGTCACCACGTCCGCCGTCTCTCAGCAACTGGGCAAGCTGGAACGCGAGGTCGGTCAGCAGCTCCTCGCAAAGAACGGCAGGGGAGTGCGGCTCACGGACGCAGGCCGGCTGTTGTCGGAGCACGCTGCGCGCATCCTCTCGCAGGTCGAGCTCGCCGAGTCCGACCTGGAGGCGCACCGCGGCCAGGTCGCCGGTGAGCTCAGGCTGGCGGCGTTCCCGACCGCCGCGCGGGGGCTCTTTCCGGCCGCACTGGGTGCCCTGCGTTCCGCCCATCCGGGGCTGCGCGTGCGCTCCAGTGAACTGGAGCCGGAGCGGTGCATCGCCGGTGTCGTCCGTGGCGACCTCGACCTGGCGGTGGTCCTGGACTGGTACAACAAGCCGATGCCCCTGCCCGACGGCCTGGTCAAGGCGCCCCTGTTGGACGACCCGGCTGACGTCGCCATGCCAGTGGGGCACCGGCTCGCCGACCGGGACGAGGTGGACCTCACCGAGTTCGCCGAGGACGAGTGGATCACCTGGGGGGAGGGCGAGTTCTGCCACGAGTGGTTGGTGTTCACTCTGCGGTCCAAGGGCGTCGAACCGATCGTCGGCCATCGAGCCAGTGAGAGCCACACCCAACTCGGACTCGTTGCAGCCGGGTTGGGTGTGTGCATCGCACCGCTGCTGGGTCGTCACCCCATGCCCGGGGGCGTGGTCCTGGTGCCGCTCCGGCAGCACGTGCGCCGCCATGTCTACGTGGTCTGGCGTGCGGACGCCGACCGCAGACCCTCGATCCGCGCAGCGGTCGGGGCCCTGTGGATGGCGGCGCAAGAACTCGGCTGA
- a CDS encoding GNAT family N-acetyltransferase, whose amino-acid sequence MSVETEVVHEATDEVVEAFARLLPQLSSKAKPLDHEAVGRLTGASTNTLLVARVDGVIVGTLTLVMSPLPSGLRAHIEDVVVDAAARGHGVGKVLIDKALGLAADAGARTVDLTSRPSREAANRLYERAGLQRRDSTVYRVTLD is encoded by the coding sequence ATGAGTGTTGAGACTGAGGTCGTTCATGAGGCGACTGATGAAGTGGTGGAGGCGTTCGCTCGTCTCCTCCCGCAGCTGTCGTCCAAGGCCAAGCCCTTGGACCATGAAGCAGTGGGGAGATTGACGGGTGCCAGTACCAACACGTTGCTGGTGGCCCGCGTCGACGGCGTGATCGTCGGAACGTTGACGCTGGTGATGTCGCCCTTGCCGTCCGGCCTGCGGGCTCACATCGAGGACGTGGTGGTCGATGCCGCCGCCCGTGGCCACGGGGTCGGCAAGGTCCTGATCGACAAAGCCCTTGGACTGGCGGCGGATGCAGGCGCTCGAACCGTCGACCTCACATCGCGCCCGTCGCGAGAGGCTGCGAACCGCCTGTATGAGCGGGCAGGTCTTCAGCGGAGAGATTCCACTGTCTATCGAGTCACCCTGGACTGA
- a CDS encoding aminotransferase class I/II-fold pyridoxal phosphate-dependent enzyme, whose translation MLEEYRIQGRGAAGIAADIERAVGAGELRPGQHLPAMRELAAQLGVNPNTVAAAYRTLRERGVIETAGRRGSRIRPRPATTAREELRVEVPAGGCDLAAGNPDPALLPRLAPAFAVAAERGDRHPVLYGDDPVDADLARIARAELDAEGVPAGPLAVVSGSLDAIERVLLAHLRTGDAVAVEDPGWGRALDLVPALGMRTIPVGMDDDGPRADDLRHALDSGARALIVTSRAQNPTGASVTAARARALRAVLRDHPDTLLIEDDHGHGIVDLPLHVLAGATRNWAFVRSVAKAYGPDLRLAVLTGDHITVDRVRGRQNLGPGWVSLLLQRAVVRLWTDGAVDRAAVAQAYRARREALVDALAERGIVAHGRSGMNVWVPVSDETGAVARLLQSGWAVAPGARYRLNSPPAIRITVSTLGEADTGPLAEAVAAAVRPSPARAYG comes from the coding sequence GTGCTAGAAGAGTATCGGATTCAAGGGCGTGGTGCAGCCGGGATCGCGGCCGACATCGAGCGTGCAGTGGGTGCAGGGGAGCTGCGGCCGGGGCAACACCTGCCGGCCATGAGGGAGTTGGCGGCCCAGCTGGGGGTGAACCCGAACACCGTCGCGGCTGCTTACCGCACGCTGCGGGAACGCGGGGTGATCGAGACGGCGGGCCGTCGGGGCAGCCGCATCCGTCCCAGACCGGCCACCACCGCACGCGAGGAACTGCGCGTGGAGGTTCCGGCCGGGGGGTGTGATCTGGCGGCCGGCAACCCGGACCCGGCTCTGCTGCCCCGCCTGGCCCCGGCCTTCGCCGTGGCGGCCGAACGGGGGGACCGGCACCCCGTCCTCTACGGCGACGATCCCGTCGACGCGGACCTGGCCCGCATCGCCCGGGCCGAACTCGACGCCGAGGGTGTCCCCGCCGGGCCGCTCGCCGTGGTATCCGGCTCCCTCGACGCCATCGAACGCGTCCTCCTCGCACACCTCAGAACCGGTGACGCGGTAGCGGTCGAGGACCCCGGCTGGGGGAGGGCCCTCGACCTCGTCCCCGCCCTGGGGATGCGCACGATCCCCGTCGGCATGGACGATGACGGCCCCCGCGCCGACGATCTGCGTCACGCCCTGGACTCCGGCGCCCGCGCGCTGATCGTCACCAGCCGCGCGCAGAACCCGACCGGCGCATCGGTGACCGCCGCTCGGGCCCGTGCCCTGCGCGCCGTGCTGCGCGACCATCCGGACACCTTGCTGATCGAGGACGACCACGGTCACGGCATCGTGGACCTGCCGCTGCACGTGCTCGCGGGCGCCACCCGCAACTGGGCCTTCGTTCGCTCCGTCGCCAAGGCCTACGGCCCCGACCTGCGGCTCGCCGTTCTCACCGGCGACCACATCACCGTCGACCGGGTGCGGGGCCGCCAGAATCTGGGCCCTGGTTGGGTGAGCCTGCTGCTGCAGCGGGCCGTGGTCCGGCTGTGGACGGATGGCGCAGTGGACCGGGCAGCGGTGGCGCAGGCGTACCGGGCGCGCAGGGAAGCGCTGGTCGATGCGCTGGCGGAACGGGGGATCGTCGCCCACGGCCGCAGCGGGATGAACGTCTGGGTGCCGGTCTCGGACGAGACGGGCGCGGTGGCCCGGCTCCTGCAGTCCGGCTGGGCGGTTGCCCCGGGGGCCCGGTATCGGCTGAACAGCCCGCCGGCCATCCGCATCACGGTGTCGACGCTGGGCGAGGCCGACACCGGTCCCCTGGCGGAGGCGGTGGCGGCGGCCGTGCGGCCGTCCCCGGCCCGCGCCTACGGTTAG
- a CDS encoding ATP-binding protein, with protein MTTMPDSGPHDDFGQYLTVLPGWQQFVASATSTTMTVLTKNEYDALSKEEKYDYDEDRLDHHARLQVVATSTVRRTVTCGRRLTVLNRGAISARRGLIVTGPANTGKTIALTQLGLAHELQDRRRHAGQDERIPVIYITVPPAATPRMIAAEFARFLGLPVLRSSNITDLTEAVVGVCTKARTGLVLVDEIHNISLQTRTGADASDTLKYFSERIPATFAYAGIDIEDSSLLTGTRGDQIAARFTAVDTHPFPYNTEWKALVAQLEANLLLHQHKPGTLTRLDRFLHTRTGGMIGTLSHQLRGAAVDAILTGTEKINKAGLLAVDLDIASRRKQPGTDG; from the coding sequence ATGACGACGATGCCCGACAGCGGCCCGCACGACGACTTCGGCCAGTACCTGACCGTCCTGCCGGGCTGGCAGCAGTTCGTCGCGTCGGCGACCAGCACCACGATGACCGTGCTGACGAAGAACGAGTACGACGCCCTGAGCAAAGAGGAGAAGTACGACTACGACGAGGACCGGCTCGACCACCATGCCCGTCTCCAGGTGGTCGCCACCTCCACCGTTCGCCGCACCGTCACCTGCGGACGTCGCCTGACCGTCCTCAACCGCGGTGCCATCAGCGCACGCCGCGGCTTGATCGTCACCGGTCCGGCCAACACCGGTAAGACGATCGCTCTGACTCAGCTCGGCCTGGCCCACGAACTCCAGGACCGTCGCCGGCACGCCGGGCAGGACGAGCGCATACCGGTCATCTACATCACCGTCCCGCCCGCCGCGACACCCCGCATGATCGCCGCCGAGTTCGCCCGGTTCCTCGGTCTCCCGGTCCTGCGAAGCTCCAACATCACCGACCTCACCGAAGCCGTGGTCGGTGTCTGCACGAAGGCCCGCACCGGCCTCGTCCTGGTCGACGAGATCCACAACATCTCGCTGCAGACCCGCACCGGAGCCGACGCGTCCGACACACTCAAGTACTTCTCCGAGCGGATCCCGGCGACCTTCGCCTACGCGGGCATCGACATCGAGGACAGCAGCCTCCTGACCGGAACCCGCGGCGACCAGATCGCCGCCCGGTTCACGGCAGTGGACACCCACCCCTTCCCCTACAACACGGAATGGAAGGCCCTGGTCGCCCAGTTGGAGGCGAACCTCCTACTGCACCAGCACAAGCCCGGCACCCTCACCCGCCTGGACCGGTTCCTCCACACCCGCACCGGCGGCATGATCGGCACCCTGTCCCACCAGCTCCGCGGGGCCGCCGTCGACGCCATCCTCACCGGCACCGAAAAGATCAACAAAGCGGGACTGCTGGCCGTCGACCTCGACATCGCCTCCCGCCGCAAGCAGCCCGGCACCGACGGATGA
- a CDS encoding Clp protease N-terminal domain-containing protein: MQPRAARWTARREVVPYRDDDAVFGAELAAAVVGARRRALRDGDRQVDTAHLLHSLLECDPEVRAAVGGPPRLARLLGYLVQRSIGYGLRWQASVEDSGAIAVGPALAIRTGGGPDTGRWSPAAAAALSDACGRTRRRGGPRATGTDLLAALLADPQSRAVEVLGRAGVRVPDLCARVEAMAREGTDDGEAAC; encoded by the coding sequence GTGCAACCCCGTGCCGCCCGATGGACCGCCCGCCGTGAAGTGGTTCCGTACCGGGACGACGATGCCGTGTTCGGCGCCGAGCTGGCAGCGGCGGTGGTCGGTGCCCGGCGGAGGGCTCTCCGGGACGGCGACCGGCAGGTCGACACCGCCCATCTGCTTCACTCCCTTCTCGAGTGCGACCCCGAGGTCCGCGCTGCTGTCGGTGGGCCACCGCGGCTCGCCCGGCTTTTGGGCTACCTCGTGCAGCGCAGCATCGGCTACGGACTGCGCTGGCAGGCAAGCGTGGAGGACTCCGGGGCGATCGCTGTCGGGCCCGCTCTCGCCATCCGGACCGGTGGAGGGCCAGACACCGGGAGGTGGTCCCCGGCCGCAGCCGCCGCCCTGTCGGACGCCTGCGGGCGGACCCGCAGGCGCGGCGGGCCTCGTGCCACTGGCACCGACCTGCTCGCCGCGCTCCTCGCCGACCCGCAGTCCCGGGCCGTCGAGGTCCTCGGGCGTGCCGGGGTCCGCGTGCCCGATCTGTGCGCCCGGGTGGAGGCCATGGCCCGGGAGGGCACCGATGACGGCGAGGCGGCCTGCTGA